From the Silurus meridionalis isolate SWU-2019-XX chromosome 5, ASM1480568v1, whole genome shotgun sequence genome, one window contains:
- the LOC124386274 gene encoding LOW QUALITY PROTEIN: neuronal acetylcholine receptor subunit non-alpha-2-like (The sequence of the model RefSeq protein was modified relative to this genomic sequence to represent the inferred CDS: inserted 1 base in 1 codon) has protein sequence MEDTLLXDLFQGYQKWVRPTQHSNKTVKVRFGLKISQLVDVDEKNQLMTTNVWLRQEWADYKLRWNPEDYGGITFIRVPSESIWLPDIVLYENADGRFEGSLMTKAIIKYNGAVTWTPPASYKSACTMDVTFFPFDRQNCTMKFGSWTYDGDMVELVLVNHQVDRSDFFDNGEWEILSATGAKGSRHDGTLSYPFITYSFILKRLPLFYTLFLIIPCLGLSFLTVLVFYLPSDEGEKVTLSTSVLVSLTVFLLVIEEIIPSSSKVIPLIGEYLLFIMIFVTLSIIVTVFVINVHHRSSATYHPMAPWVRVLFLQRLPQLLCMHTHTERYLYPELEPHSPDFKPHIRKAPPGPGGEGQVLVNMLEKATFAVRYISRHIRKENFIREVVQDWKFVAQVLDRIFLWVFLIVSILGTILIFTPALKMYLLSSSPPLAP, from the exons ATGGAAGACACCCTAC AGGACCTTTTTCAGGGCTATCAGAAATGGGTGCGACCTACACAGCATTCCAACAAGACTGTCAAAGTGCGCTTTGGTCTGAAAATATCACAGCTTGTAGATGTT gatGAGAAGAACCAGCTTATGACAACTAATGTGTGGCTGCGGCAG GAGTGGGCCGACTATAAACTGCGCTGGAACCCGGAGGATTATGGTGGTATCACTTTCATCCGAGTTCCTTCAGAGAGCATTTGGCTGCCTGACATTGTGCTATACGAGAA TGCTGACGGACGTTTTGAGGGCTCGCTCATGACCAAagctattataaaatataacggCGCAGTCACCTGGACGCCTCCAGCCAGCTACAAATCAGCCTGTACTATGGACGTGACATTTTTTCCATTCGATCGCCAGAACTGCACAATGAAATTCGGCTCATGGACTTATGATGGCGATATGGTGGAATTGGTTCTTGTAAACCACCAGGTGGACCGCAGCGACTTCTTCGACAACGGCGAATGGGAAATTCTTAGCGCCACAGGAGCCAAAGGCAGCCGACATGACGGCACACTGTCCTACCCCTTCATCACCTACTCCTTCATCCTTAAGCGTCTCCCTCTCTTCTACACACTCTTCCTCATAATCCCCTGTCTCGGCCTGTCCTTTCTTACAGTTCTGGTGTTCTATCTTCCATCAGacgaaggtgagaaggtgacgCTGTCCACTTCTGTGCTTGTCTCGctcactgtctttctcttgGTCATCGAGGAGATCATCCCATCTTCATCTAAGGTTATTCCGCTGATTGGCGAGTATCTGCTGTTTATTATGATCTTTGTCACGTTGTCCATCATAGTGACCGTGTTTGTCATCAACGTGCACCACCGGTCCTCAGCCACCTACCATCCCATGGCACCGTGGGTTCGTGTGCTCTTTTTACAGCGCCTGCCTCAGCTGCTGtgcatgcacactcacacagagcGATACCTTTACCCTGAGCTAGAGCCTCATAGCCCTGACTTCAAACCACACATCAGAAAAGCTCCACCAGGCCCTGGGGGAGAAGGTCAGGTTCTGGTCAACATGCTGGAAAAGGCCACTTTCGCCGTTCGATACATCTCTCGCCATATCCGAAAGGAAAACTTCATCAGAGAG GTGGTGCAGGACTGGAAGTTTGTGGCTCAAGTGTTGGACAGAATATTCCTCTGGGTCTTCCTCATTGTGTCTATATTAGGCACCATCCTCATCTTCACTCCTGCTCTAAAGATGTATTTACTCTCTTCATCTCCTCCTTTAGCTCCATAG